From a region of the Eretmochelys imbricata isolate rEreImb1 chromosome 6, rEreImb1.hap1, whole genome shotgun sequence genome:
- the LOC144266722 gene encoding ras-related and estrogen-regulated growth inhibitor-like: protein MSFSRPLRRSVSLSQARTLRLVVLGQGAVGKTALTVRFITKRFIGDYDPTLEMIYRHTAVIDGEMVHFEILDTAGQEEDSLQIEEKIKWGDGFAVVYSVTDRCSFDEVMRLCFLINHIHSSPKRSGGSDQPPVVIVGNKKDLQFDRMVSCEDGENLSKALKHPFYEISTRDSYEETVVVFNTLYNELMRQGHFSPGSFKRRAVSKLMEKIPKIHANSTLNAGGRSLSFNSFRDYIPE from the exons ATGAGCTTCTCGCGGCCCCTGCGGCGCTCGGTCAGCCTGAGCCAGGCGCGGACGCTGCGGCTGGTGGTGCTGGGACAGGGCGCCGTGGGCAAAACAG CTCTAACTGTGAGATTCATCACCAAGAGATTCATTGGGGATTATGACCCTACTCTAG AAATGATTTACAGACACACGGCTGTCATCGATGGGGAGATGGTGCACTTTGAGATTCTCGACACAGCAGGACAG GAGGAAGACTCCTTGCAGATCGAGGAAAAGATCAAGTGGGGCGACGGCTTTGCCGTGGTGTACTCTGTGACTGACCGGTGCAGCTTCGACGAGGTCATGAGGCTGTGCTTCCTCATCAACCACATCCACTCCAGCCCCAAGCGGAGCGGCGGGAGTGACCAGCCGCCCGTGGTGAttgttggcaacaagaaggaCCTGCAGTTTGACCGGATGGTGTCTTGTGAGGACGGTGAGAACCTCTCCAAAGCCCTGAAGCATCCTTTCTATGAGATCTCCACCAGGGACAGCTACGAAGAGACCGTGGTAGTGTTCAACACCCTGTATAACGAGCTGATGAGACAGGGGCACTTCTCCCCGGGCTCCTTCAAGAGGAGGGCCGTATCTAAGCTGATGGAAAAGATTCCAAAGATACATGCCAACTCCACCCTGAACGCAGGCGGCCGGAGCCTCAGCTTCAACTCCTTCAGGGACTACATACCAGAGTGA